Part of the Chanos chanos chromosome 5, fChaCha1.1, whole genome shotgun sequence genome, TTGTGAGGGAAACCAAACATTATTTTGATTAAGCAAAAACAATTAATCTGTATTCAGAACACTGGTGCCTGATATCAGAGCCAACATCTAACAATTTAACTATTAATTATAACTTAATTTTTCAACTCccagttataccagaaaatacaAACTTAAAGTCCTGTTTCATAAAAATTGCGAATGTCTGGATTTTTCTTGTCTAGGTCATTTTTACGTTTTCGTTCAGTTAATCTGCCCCCCTCTCAAGTTCAGCTGCAAGGTTGTGATAGGGTGAACAAATTAGGCATTTCTGAAGATGGCAGTGAACTCAATCCAAAATGTACACTGgaattacacattttaaaaatttcttTCTACGAGAATTACTAAGGGACAAATGAGGACTGTTTGGCCAATGGCAGGATTACACTGGCCACTGTCCATCAACATGGTTGTAGAAGAAAGGATGAGGATGGAataacaaatattaaaatacagatgaatattttaattatgtgtaacaattttatatttacagtaggTCTATTTTGAATAAGCACAGCTACCATGTGTAGTACCTAATATGTAAACAAGAGTAGAGAATGTGTGGAACACAACAGCTGGACCTATCAGGGAAGGTTGCGCTCACTAAACGACAGCATTAACTTCTGGCCAGACTTCAAATGTCTCTCACTCAGTTTTTTTCCGGAAATCCAACAGTGTGTCAGTACTCACTGTCTTGTGGGTGACTTGCAAGATATTTAGTCTAAATAGCTATCATTTCCAATATAGCAGAGAGAGGAGCGGTGAAGTTCAACCCACACAGTGGAGTGgatctctctcttacagataATCCAATCATTAAATTACACTAGCGCCACCTAAAGgacacattttcaaacaatCAAGATCACTTGAAGCAGCGCTtgaccagtgtttctcaatcctgttCCTAGAGAACCACATTTCAGCAAATTTCAGGGTCTATCTTGGTTcttacacacctacacacctggTTCAGGTGTGTCAGAGATGGGGGAGGTGGGCTACAATGTGCAGTACTTAGAACCTTCAGAAACCATGCTAGGAAACTCTGCTTGATGACATCAAGACCAGAGTAAAACTTATTGCATTTCTTGGCCATAATTTTATCGTGTGCACATGAATATGACagtaattataaaataaaaaataagtcATTGCCTTAGCTCAGGGATGCATCATTCAAAGGGCTGTCAAACTATTACCAAATCCTGTATGTGAAAGCACTCCAGACTGTTTTGAGACACGGAATGAAACTGCTCAAGAAACGCTGGAGAAAAGGACCGGATTCTGTTAAACATCAGAGTTCCCTGTGCACATTAAATGTAACTACTGTCAAATGCTAAAATATCGGTGCCAATATTTTGATTGAATTATCATGATTAGAAGGAAAACATTGACTAATGGCTTCATTAGTGTTACATGGTTTACTTTAGTGTGTGTGCCAGCCCTTCAGGGACAAGTGATCGGTGTTATTTTACcaaacacattataaacacactaGCTGACCTGCAGTGGTATATGCAAATAGAGGAAACCAAATAATGGGATCCCTTTATATACTGTCCTCATTGCAACCAGATTTACTCTTAATGAGGAGCAGATAGTTTCTGGTCTGAATTAAGACAGATTTAAGGCCACATGGAGTTTAGTACACTGAAGCAGTATTTAATGCATATGTTTTATGCTTGTCATTCACACGGGCTTAATGGTAGTGCTCCAATTATGAAGTCATAAGCCACTTTGTGTTGGCATAATATTCCAGCTGGATCAAAAGGGCCAAAGCTGCATGTATTCACTCTATCAGAATGGGACATACACCCCtctccccctacacacacacacacacacacacacacacacacacacacacacacacactttttacttttgtaaattacattttaaaatataataaagcATTTACTACATGTAATGCTGAAGATATTATTTGAATCACCGTGGATGCACTTCATGCTGGCTTTGAAGCACACAATTCAACCATTCAAAATTGACCAATGCAAAGACCAGTGATTCTTTTATGGGAATAGTTTGTAGCATTACTTACAGTGATGTGCCCCATAACCCAAATTAGTTTAAACAATACTTTATGTTGACTCCAGTTATAACTGGCTAACAGTGGGATTTCTAAATATTGTTCCAATTAGAGATAATTGCCCCGTAATAGAAGCCAGCTGAGTATGTGTTTCTCATCTGGTTTCCTTCGTTTTAAAACATAGGTGTTATTAATAAGTATTTGGTTGGATTTTCCTACAGGCACTTACTTACTGGTAATGTTTAACATGACATAAAGTATAGCTCTGGGGGTAGATGGATTTTAAGCctgaatgaaatatgttttatattaagTTTTGACTCAGTTCTGAATGAGAGCAAGTAAACATAGGATTCACTGCCACTGGCCTTCAGTGTTTCCACTGGCCAAGCATACACATCCTGAAAAGGCCagatgaacaaaacaacaaatggtTTTCGGTAGAGGGCAAATGAGGACACCACCTTTATTCACCCTAGTGATTTCTGAGCTTCTGTAGCATTTCCATCTCTGTACAGCATTGTATATAGCAGCTAGGTAACACATGATGAGGTAATCCATATCACAACAAAGTCATATGAATTTCATATCACTTCAGAGAAAGCAGGTAATATTCATCTAAGTTAGTTTGACAAACTAACATTGCAATATAGACTGTAAAGGAATTCAGATGTCTGTTATTTAGCCAGTTAAATAAATGATAGTCAATACTTCATTTCAGTTTACGTGTAAAGTTGCATACCTTTAACGATATTGCACAACAGAAAAGAATTTTAAGTCATTTACAAACATCGTGTGAGTACCTTTTGCCACCTAGTGGACACATGATGTATCGCAGGCTCAGCTCTGGTCAGAATCACTAGTAGAGTCCATGGTAGGTAAACATGACAAGCTTTGAGGAATCCATTCATTCTTAATGCCACAGATCAAACCCTAGTATTAGAGAGAGATGTGGCCTCAAGCACATATAAAGGTACAATTGAGTCCATTCCCTGACCTTCATTTCCTGCATCTGCCCTTTCCTCTGCCACCTGTTCTATGTCTTATGAAAAAAGACTCTCACCAAACATGAGGAGGATGAAAATACTTTAGAACCATAATAAACGAAACTTTGAAGTCGTGTTAGCTATTTCTGCTGCTttgaaagtactgagtaaaaccATGTGAGTCTTGAGGACTTTTAAAAGGAACAATATTGGTCTTTGAGCTGCTCTAGTAAGTATCCTTTGCAGCAAGTTGAAAGCAGTAATTCCAAACTCTCTGGGAACAAGGAACAAGCTATGGCTATCTTTTGATTGTTTATCATGTCTGACACAAAGAATGACAAGTATGGTTTACAAATTTACAAAGATAAAAATGGCTCCAAGAAGTTcctatttattaaaaatgtgcttgtttttgtttgtttgtttttttccccttccattTTGGATCAGTACTTTTAGTGGCTAAAAGGCGTATAATGTTCAATAGTTACGTTGGAGGTCTTTGTTTGTACAATCTCCGTACtggtttgaaaaaaatattttagctaTCAAGTCAGACTAGACAGATCGAGTCTCAATATTCAACATGTTGAGTCAAACCCTTGATACATTCACTCTAAACAGAATGTTTTTACTCCTCCAGTACTTGGCCTTCCTCATATTGTTGTTAGGGTCATTACACACAGCTGCCACTAGGAGGTGCTGAAGATTAACACTGAGGGCTCATACCAATGTCCATGCTTTTGAATTTCTATGAAGTCTAGGGCAGCTTTTCTCAACtacagtcctgagggccccctgtcctgcacgtctttattttaactcttcattaggtcaggactgacacacctgattgcAGTGGTCAATTAATCATCCaacccttgattagctcaattaataTTGATATGATAATGaagtgcaaaaacaaaaatgtgcaggACAGGAGGCCCTCAGGACTGGGGTTCAGAACCACTGGTCTAGGGCAGTCTAGAGGAGCTCTTAGAGTCTCCATAGTTCTATTTATAAATTGCCATCGATCTATACAGGCACAAGTTGATTTCTGGTTGTGAAATACAGATAACAGACATTCAGACTTGGCTAAAGTCAGCTGTGATTAAAAATTGCTTCAGTGAAAACTCTGTCTTTCACAACACTCTTCTTACCATTTTCACCTTGAATAAAGACATCTTTGCTTCATCAGTGAGACTGAGTAAGGCCAGCTGTGCCTTTGTCTTTGTATTACTGCAGAACTGAGTCGTTACAAACTCTAAAATAACTCATGCAGCACAATTTAAATCCATCAAATTTCAGTGTAGCATCCAAAACTGAAGCATACCTCTTTCCAAAATTCTACTGCAAGGCAACCAGGGCACTGGGTGACACTGAAATATCATGGTTTTTACAGAGTAACAACTGTTCAACAATGTGACATGGAGTAGTCACTTGAAAGGAACTTTGTAtcaacagaccacacaacaaataattatttttactAAGTTTAATAACATTCAGGTATGTGTGATTCTCAATTTTATGATCGAGACCAGGAGAAAATCTCCAAAACACTTGAAATATTTCaattatgaaaaaagaaaaacagtttggaACACATCATCTAAGCAAGCAAAACTTAACAAGAGGAAAGCTCTTGAGTTGCTTCACTCCCCCTGAGTGGGCGGTTTCTTTACCCCGGTGTTTACAGTGCCGCTTTGTAAGCTCATCAGTCACGATTACACGACTGTTTCATTTCAACAAACTGAGTCTCTGTGTCCCTtatgaaacatgtaaaaatgaacaaatgctTCTCTTTTATCCTATTTCATGTCCCTCATtgacaaaatatatgtatttctCCTTCACCCTATAACAAGGAATCATTTTCCAGTCTCTTGATCCCATGGTATGTCTTGTTGCTTCCCTTGCAATTAAaagtataaaataaaagtaaaaggTCATCTCACATGAGATAAAACAAATCATCACTCTTTGCATTAAGGAATCACTTTAAACAGTCACTGCAACAAGCAGTTAtcgtttctttttcttgccaTTTCCCTCAAAAATGTTTTATCCCTTTCTCCCAGAAATATGACAGAGAATTCAATTAGTGTCTAACATTAGAACTGTTAAACTGAACTGTTCCATACGCAGTGGATTATCtgcaaaaaaaatacatacttaaaaaaaaataaataacatgattACATCTTTGAGACAAAAGTTTCATATCTCATCCCTTCATTTGATCCCTCGATAAGGATGTTAATCCCTAATTTTGACATTAGTTGTGACAGTCTTCCTTCTTCAtcatcagagagaagaaaaaacactacTAATACTACCTTTGCCGCAGAATCCCGTTTTGCACCCTGTAGTAGTGAATTATAGACattaaggggagagagaaaacataactGCAGAAAATACATTGTGCGTTATAACATacacaggagaaagaaagaccaaaTGTGTGTAAAAAGATGTAGTAGCTGCTAAACCAGTATCACAATGTCTGTTATTTACTATGTGTAGCCTTCCCTGTTCAACAGGTGTCATAACTAAAGCTAAATCCTACTGTAGAACAGCTTTCCAGAAGAATGTCAACCTTCTAATCACTTCATGGCTTTGGACTGTATTTGTGTGAACGGTGACAGCTTTCAAGTGTTCTGTGAGAGTGGAGCTGCTGTAGTCTGAGGCAGGAAGGAGTGGCCTGTCCCACTGCTGTAGTTAGTTAACGAGACTTTGATCAGAGCTGTTCTCTGAGTCCTCGCCATCTGATCCCAACAATCCTGACATCACAGGGAGACCTAAAAAGACACAACCATTCAGGACAAAGAAATATGATTTCACCGCTTAGACACTAAAAGTGAAAGAGCTTTTTCAGTGCGCAGGAAGATACCAGATCGGTCACTGTTTTGAGCTGTAGATCAGTTTGTACTAGCCCAGTCAACATATAGACTGTACATTTTTCCAGGATACATTAGACCACGGatctcattttttcttctttcaaaacaaaggAGGTCCATGCAGGGATTATGATAAATTGATTTCAGTTTGTCACTCAAGAATAAACCTTGATTGGCCCAGTTCTTTTTGTAGCTGATTAGAACAGACCCCATTTATGAGTCCTCTCTGATTGGTGATTGGAGTGACATTTGAAAAGCTACTCTTACACCCTCACCCTTGATCTGTTTGCTGGCAGAACCTTTTGTCTGCACCTCCTCAGAGTCTGTAACGCAGAGTAATTAGCCAGTCagtcacatcaaacacacacacactctcactctcactctacaTCGGAGGAAACCTAGCCCAAGAAGTGTGACCCGGCAGTCACACTTcattctgaccaatcagagagagctAAGGTGCTTatatcacactcacacttaaTACACATGGGTACGAAATGCATGGGCATGGATGGTGAAGGGTGTAGACTACTCACGCCTGCGGATCTTGATTGGCCAGATTAGGATAGCACAAAGGCCAAAAACTGCAACAATTCCCACACCTCCAGTGACACCGACCATCACATAGTGGTAATACCAAACACATGCCGGACAACACACCTGCGTACTTAGAAagaaaacgcacacacactatgacAAATTTCACATCacgaaaatacacacacactgtcaaattTCACATCATGAGGTGCCAAATGTCACTTCTTTCTTTAGTTTCCATCAATATGTTATTTCTGCTGAATATCAAAATATCTTATGAAAagtccctcactcacacacttacacacccagacacaaacacaaacttactGGCAGGGATGCAGGCCCTGGATTATCATCACCGATAGACCATTGGCGACCTTATCAGTGAAACTCATTGCTCCATAAACAAAGGCCCCACTTTGctgtcaaagacagagagattatCAGAGGGTGACTTTAAGGATTCCCTATAGCAATGCCTTTTATATCCACCCCAGGCCTGCAGCTTTGAGCACTGGTTCCGCGTTCAGTGTGATCAGAGTGCTTCCatcatgacaaacacacaaacagaactgaacGGAATTTTAGTTCCCCAGAAGTGTATATGAAAAACCATATCTATATCCTGATCTGTAGTACAGATACACAAAACTGGCTCACTTCCCTGTTCTTGTGCTCTCTGATAGATAAAACCGGACATTTAAGAATAGTCTGATTTTCACTTCTGCTGCAGTCTGCATTTACTTCAGCTCTTCCTAATGTTCTTAACCGTTCACTCACTTTGGTAAGCTCGAAcctttacaaaaacagacaaaaactcatttttgaattcatttcagacaaaataaagaatttaaaatgatttgaaaatgtgcaaaaaacTTTGAATGTTGTCTATGCAGCCTCAGTTCTCTACCAGTGAGAAAACAATTCGGAGCGTGGCACAAATTCGAATTAAAAAATTTTGCCTTTACCCTTTATAAAACCTGAAAAGTTGAGGGATTGGTAGCTATTTCATAGTAAATCTATAGCGTGTTTGGTAGAAACTAATATTTGATTGTTCAGCAACCTACCGTCTGATCTCCTATGAGGTCAGCGGTCATGGACAGTGACATCACTAGGATCGTGGCTGAACCTGCCCCCAGCAACACTGCTGCACCATAGACCTTGTCACCCATGTGGGTGTCCAGCAGCACCCAATAGGAGAATGCGAAAATCAGCAAGAGCCCAACAAAATAGGTCATCTGCCAGTGAGAAAGAATAAAACTCCATCCATAACAGCATAATCAAAAATCCTTAAACATGTAATACCTTTGACAGATTGACTAGAAATGAAAAAGTGCTTATGGCTCAATATATAAGTCTCtagaaaacaaactgataatTCAAGCCAAAGAAACAGATCATGACAACACAGAATGATACTCACACATCTTCCTATGAGTTTACTGAAAGGTTTCATGATCAATGAAGAAGCAAAACCGCTCACATACATCACCAGAGGAATAGTGGCAATGTACTTCtacaacagaaagacacacaagTCTTATGTGTTTTATAAACTATAATACAACCTGAATGCCTGACTGCGATGTAGATGCAGttgaaaaagataaaaaatacaGTGGGCCTCTTGCAGGGTATTGTTTGTGTAACTGGTACATGTGGGCACAGCAGGAGTCATACCTTTGGCAGCATGAGTGTGTTGGTAAGGTACATGGCGATGTAAGTCTGGGACAGGTTCACTATGAGTCGGGTACACATGTACAGAAGAGCTACCTTTAGAGCATGAATAAAGACAGGAGTTTATAAACAAAATTATGATTTTGAGGGAGTACTCAAATGGGCATTGAAGACTTTATAATGTTTACTTTAGCGAGATTCAAGATGGTAGTTTCAtctgaaaaaatgacaaaagaatgtaatattttttttaaatttctaaaaaaaaacaaataaatgggCAGCCACTTTCTCTGAACTGCTTtcaccatgacacacacacacacacacacaccctcaaaaaATATGATTgaaagacacactctctctctctctctctctctctctctcacacacacacacatataaagatgaaaacaaaaacaagcactgTATTTCAGATCCCGGGTcctctgcattttaaatgtcCTGGAAACATACTATAGCACAGCACATCCTCACTTTCCTACAGGCCAAAGAGTTCAGTAGGTGGGGCAGCACTGCGTGTAGATGTGCCAGTTACCTGGTAAAAGGATGGTTCCGTGAGCCAGTGCTGCCATCGCAGGAGAACTGAGGGTGAGGCTGTCGTGAGGCGAACGACAAGAGGTTGGCGTTCATCTGGACTGGAGCCTTCCTCTTCCGCACGTGGGCGACCGGTCTTCTCTTTGGTGCCCAAgtggaaaaggagggagaacaGTGCACCAAT contains:
- the mfsd12a gene encoding major facilitator superfamily domain-containing protein 12a, whose amino-acid sequence is MPEDSNSIPAFRRLSYAVGHFLNDLCASMWFTYLLVYYHSVLGFQNTYAGVLLLIGQIADGICTPIIGYESDRAPGCGSYGKRKTWHLVGTVSVLLSFPFIFNQCLGCNQYTPQWASLTYFTPFIVIFQFGWAATQISHLSLIPELVSCEHAKVELTAYRYAFTVIANITVYAVAWLLFHFQSGQDDGPMADNLGPYDIPIFRDLSLIVLGIGALFSLLFHLGTKEKTGRPRAEEEGSSPDERQPLVVRLTTASPSVLLRWQHWLTEPSFYQVALLYMCTRLIVNLSQTYIAMYLTNTLMLPKKYIATIPLVMYVSGFASSLIMKPFSKLIGRCMTYFVGLLLIFAFSYWVLLDTHMGDKVYGAAVLLGAGSATILVMSLSMTADLIGDQTQSGAFVYGAMSFTDKVANGLSVMIIQGLHPCHTQVCCPACVWYYHYVMVGVTGGVGIVAVFGLCAILIWPIKIRRRLPVMSGLLGSDGEDSENSSDQSLVN